The proteins below come from a single Microtus ochrogaster isolate Prairie Vole_2 chromosome 8, MicOch1.0, whole genome shotgun sequence genomic window:
- the Dusp8 gene encoding dual specificity protein phosphatase 8, which translates to MAGDRLPRKVMDAKKLASLLRGGPGGPLVIDSRSFVEYNSCHVLSSVNICCSKLVKRRLQQGKVTIAELIQPSTRSQVDATEPQDVVVYDQSTRDASVLAADSFLSILLSKLDGCFDSVAILTGGFATFSSCFPGLCEGKPATLPSMSLSQPCLPVPSVGLTRILPHLYLGSQKDVLNKDLMTQNGISYVLNASNSCPKPDFICESRFMRIPINDNYCEKLLPWLDKSIEFIDKAKLSSCQVIVHCLAGISRSATIAIAYIMKTMGMSSDDAYRFVKDRRPSISPNFNFLGQLLEYERSLKLLAALQSDGPHLGTPEPLMGPAAGIPLPRLPPSTSESAATGSEAAAAAKEASPSAGGDVLIPSTAPATSALQQGLRGLHLSSDRLQDTNRLKRSFSLDIKSAYAPSRRPDFPGPPDPGEAPKLCKLDSPSGGTLGLPSPSPDSPDSAPEGRPRPRRRRPPASSPARSPAHGLGLNFGDTARQTPRHGLSALSAPGLPGPGQPAGPGGWVPPLDSPGTPSPDGPWCFSPEGAQGPGAVFSAFGRASAGAPGPGGGGSSSSSSDLRRREVLRAEPRDVRTGWPEEPASDTQFKRRSCQMEFEEGMVEGRARGEELAALGKQASFSGSVEVIEVS; encoded by the exons ATGGCTGGGGATCGGCTCCCGAGGAAGGTGATGGATGCCAAGAAACTGGCCAGCCTGCTGCGTGGCGGGCCTGGGGGCCCTCTGGTCATCGACAGTCGGTCCTTCGTGGAATACAACAGCTGCCATGTGCTGAGCTCTGTGAATATCTGCTGTTCCAAGCTAGTGAAGCGGCGCCTTCAGCAGGGAAAAGTGACCATTGCTGAGCTCATCCAGCCCTCGACACGCAGCCAG GTGGATGCCACAGAACCACAGGATGTGGTAGTGTATGACCAGAGTACACGAGATGCCAGTGTGCTGGCAGCAGACAGTTTCCTGTCCATCCTGCTCAGCAAGCTGGACGGCTGCTTCGACAGTGTGGCCATCCTCACAG GGGGCTTCGCCaccttttcctcctgcttcccAGGCCTCTGTGAGGGAAAACCTGCCACCCTACCATCCATGAGCCTCTCTCagccctgcctgcctgtgcccAGTGTGGGCCTGACCCGTATCCTGCCTCACCTCTACCTGGGCTCTCAGAAAGATGTCTTGAACAAG GATCTGATGACCCAAAATGGAATAAGCTATGTCCTCAATGCCAGCAACTCCTGCCCTAAGCCGGACTTCATCTGTGAGAGCCGTTTCATGCGCATCCCCATCAACGACAACTACTGTGAAAAGCTGCTGCCCTGGCTGGACAAGTCCATTGAGTTCAttg ATAAAGCCAAGCTGTCCAGCTGCCAAGTCATTGTTCACTGTCTGGCTGGCATCTCTCGCTCTGCCACCATCGCCATCGCCTACATTATGAAAACCATGGGCATGTCCTCGGACGACGCATACAG GTTTGTAAAGGATCGGCGCCCCTCCATCTCTCCCAACTTCAACTTTTTGGGCCAGTTGCTGGAGTACGAGAGGAGTCTGAAGCTGCTGGCTGCCTTGCAGAGTGATGGACCTCACTTGGGGACCCCTGAGCCCCTCATGGGCCCGGCAGCAGGTATCCCACTGCCCCGGCTGCCACCATCTACCTCAGAGAGCGCTGCCACTGGGAGCGAGGCAGCCGCTGCAGCCAAGGAGGCCAGCCCAAGTGCTGGAGGGGATgttctgatccccagcacagcTCCAGCCACCAGCGCACTGCAGCAGGGCCTGCGTGGCCTGCACCTCTCCTCTGACCGCCTCCAGGACACCAACCGCCTGAAGCGCTCCTTCTCCCTGGACATCAAGTCAGCCTATGCACCCAGCAGGAGGCCTGACTTTCCCGGCCCACCGGACCCCGGCGAAGCTCCAAAGCTCTGCAAGCTGGACAGCCCATCTGGGGGAACACTGGGTCTGCCCTCGCCCAGTCCGGACAGCCCAGACTCTGCTCCAGAGGGGCGTCCACGACCCCGCCGGCGACGGCCCCCAGCCAGTTCTCCGGCCCGCTCCCCGGCTCATGGCCTGGGCCTGAACTTTGGAGACACGGCCCGGCAGACTCCGCGGCATGGCCTCTCGGCCCTGTCGGCACCCGGACTACCCGGCCCTGGCCAGCCGGCTGGCCCCGGGGGCTGGGTGCCGCCACTGGACTCCCCTGGCACACCGTCGCCGGACGGACCCTGGTGCTTCAGCCCGGAGGGCGCTCAGGGACCGGGCGCCGTGTTCTCTGCCTTTGGCAGGGCGAGTGCTGGTGCACCTGGACCGggtggcggcggcagcagcagtagcagcagcgaCCTGCGGAGGCGGGAGGTGCTGCGGGCTGAACCCCGGGACGTGCGGACCGGCTGGCCTGAGGAGCCTGCTTCAGATACACAGTTCAAGAGGCGCAGCTGCCAGATGGAGTTCGAAGAGGGCATGGTGGAGGGGCGGGCACGCGGCGAGGAGCTGGCAGCTCTAGGCAAGCAAGCCAGCTTCTCGGGTAGTGTGGAGGTCATCGAAGTATCGTGA